The Candidatus Brocadiia bacterium genome has a segment encoding these proteins:
- a CDS encoding FAD/NAD(P)-binding protein gives MTTQALSNTELYKPLIATITKVTKLTDKEKIFEVRLPDNRELGHQPGQFVEVTIPGIGEAPISISSSPTAKGAFELGIRAVGNVTKAIHNLEAGASVGIRGPFGRGFPVNELKGRDIIFVAAGIGLFPLRSLINYTIDKRPDFGRIIIFCGAKCVADRIMPDEIARWTKRTDVECMETVDVGAAGWTCNVGVITTLFPKVKVNPKTTSVIVVGPPVMYKYAIQESKKMGIADEDIIVSLERKMKCGVGKCGHCQINHLYCCMDGPVFRYSEIKNVREAL, from the coding sequence ATGACTACTCAAGCTTTATCAAATACCGAACTTTATAAACCTCTGATTGCCACCATCACCAAGGTAACCAAGCTAACCGATAAGGAAAAGATATTCGAGGTCCGCCTGCCCGACAACCGGGAGCTGGGGCACCAGCCCGGCCAGTTCGTCGAGGTGACGATTCCGGGCATCGGCGAGGCGCCCATATCGATATCGTCATCGCCCACAGCTAAAGGCGCCTTCGAGCTGGGCATCCGGGCCGTCGGCAACGTTACCAAGGCCATACACAACCTCGAAGCCGGCGCCAGCGTCGGCATCCGCGGCCCGTTCGGCCGGGGATTCCCGGTCAACGAACTCAAAGGCCGCGATATCATATTCGTGGCCGCCGGCATCGGCCTGTTCCCGCTCCGGTCGCTCATCAATTATACCATTGACAAAAGACCCGATTTCGGCCGGATCATCATTTTCTGCGGCGCCAAGTGCGTCGCCGACCGGATTATGCCCGACGAGATAGCCCGCTGGACCAAGCGGACCGATGTCGAGTGCATGGAAACGGTCGATGTCGGCGCGGCCGGCTGGACCTGCAACGTCGGCGTCATTACCACTCTTTTCCCCAAGGTCAAGGTCAACCCCAAAACCACCAGCGTCATCGTGGTCGGCCCGCCGGTCATGTATAAATACGCCATCCAGGAATCCAAGAAGATGGGCATTGCCGACGAAGACATCATCGTCTCGCTCGAGCGCAAGATGAAGTGCGGCGTCGGCAAGTGCGGCCACTGCCAGATAAACCACCTCTATTGCTGTATGGACGGCCCGGTATTCAGGTACAGCGAAATAAAGAATGTGAGGGAAGCCCTATGA